The segment TCACCTCGGGCACCGGCATGGGCAGCCCGGGGGCGGGACTGCCGGCGCGCGAGGACGTGCTCAACCTGGACCATCCCAACCCGCGCGGGGCGTCCGAGCGGGCCGGCCAGGAGCTGCTGGATGCGGGTGTGGCGGTGTCGGTCGTGCGCCTGCCGCAGGTGCACGACACGACGCGGCAGGGGCTGGTGTCGCCATGGATCCAGATGGCGCGTGCCAGGGGCGTGTGCGCCTATGTCGGCGAGGGCCGCAATCGCTGGCCTGCGGCGCACGTGCAGGACGTGGCCCGGCTTTATCGCCTGGCGCTGGAACACCGCACGCCGGGGGCGCGCTACCACGCCGTCGCCGAGCCGGGGATCGCCGCACGCGACATCGCCCGGGTGCTCGGCGAGCGGCTGGGGCTGCCGGTGACTTCCATTGCGACCGCCGACGCTCCCGACTATTTCGGCTGGCTGGCCGCCTTTGCCGCCATGGATCTGCCGGCATCGAGCGAGTGGACCCGGCGGACGCTCGGCTGGCAAACGGCCGGTCCCGGGCTGCTCGATGACCTCGAGCGACTGGAGCTTCAGGCCGACGCGGCCTGAGCCGGGCGGCCGGGGCGGCTCGCGGCGCCCCGGCTGCGAGCCGGGCGACGGGCGCAAGGCATGCGCCGCGCGTTCAAGGCGGGGATGCGGTCGTGGTGCCGGTCTGCTGCTGGAGGCTGCGAGCCAGGCCTTCGGCCGCGCTGAGCGCCTGGTCTTCGGTGTCGAAGGTGTCGTCGTCATCGTGCTCGATACGATGCTCGCAGACCTGGACGGAGACCGTGTACTCCCCTTCGTTGAGCTGGCGGACCCATGCGACGTAGGGGCCGAGTTCGGTGTAGCGATCGAATCTGCGGATGGTGGCCATGTGCGATCCCCCCATGCTGTTCGGTCCGTTGATGGTGCGCGCCCCCTCCCGGGGCTGCAAGCCGATGACATGAACGGCCTGCGGCTGCATCGACGCGTCGCATCGCGTTAGCATGCGGAGCGGCGTCGCCGTATTGCATGCCGCCATCCCCATCCCAGCAGGAACGCCATGAGCACGCACTGCGCAACTCGGCGGGGTATCCGCCGATGACCCGGCTGTCGCCTGAAGTGCCCGCGGGCACCGATCCGATCATCGCCATCAGGGGCCTGGACAAGACCTACGCTTCCGGCTTCCGGGCACTGAAGCCGATCGATCTGGAAATCCGCCGCGGCGAAATCTTCGCCCTGCTCGGCCCCAACGGGGCGGGCAAGACCACGCTGATCAGCATCATCTGCGGCATCGTCAATCCCGGCAGCGGCTCGATCTCCGTGGATGGCCATGACGTGGTGCGCGATTTCCGCGCCACCCGTTCGCGCATCGGCCTGGTGCCGCAGGAGCTGACCACCGATGCGTTCGAGACGGTGTGGAACACGGTGAGCTTCAGCCGCGGCCTGTTCGGCCTGCCGCCCAAGCCCGAGCACATCGAGCAGGTGCTGAAGGACCTGTCGCTGTGGGACAAGCGCAACAACCGGATCCTCACCCTGTCCGGCGGCATGAAGCGGCGCGTGATGATCGCCAAGGCGCTGTCGCACGAGCCGCGCGTGCTGTTCCTGGACGAGCCCACCGCCGGCGTCGACGTGGAGCTGCGCCGCGACATGTGGAACCTGGTGCGTCGCCTGCGCGACAACGGCGTCACCATCATCCTCACCACGCACTACATCGAGGAGGCCGAGGAGATGGCCGACCGCGTGGGGGTGATCAACAAGGGCGAGCTGATCCTGGTGGAGGAAACCGCCACGCTGATGCACAAGCTGGGGAAGAAGGCGCTGACGCTGCAGCTGCACCAGCCGTTGGCCACCATTCCCGCCTCGCTGTCGGACTACCACCTCGCGCTGTCCGCCGACGGCACCGAGCTCACCTACACCTACGACACCCAGGCCGAACGCACCGGCATCACCACCCTGCTCGGCGAGCTCTCCGGTGCGGGCATCCGCTTCCGCGATCTGAGCACCAAGCAGAACACGCTGGAAGAGATTTTCGTCGACCTGGTGAGGAGCCGCTGATGAACTGGCACGCGATCCGCGCCATCTACCGTTTCGAGATGTCCCGCACCCGCCGCACGCTGATGCAGTCGATCGCCTCGCCGGTGCTGTCCACCTCGCTGTACTTCGTGGTGTTCGGCTCGGCCATCGGCTCGCGCATCACCTCGGTGGACGGGGTTGCCTACGGCGCCTTCATCATCCCCGGGCTGATCATGCTCTCGCTGCTGACCCAGAGCGTGTCCAACGCCTCGTTCGGCATCTACTTCCCCAAGTTCACCGGCACCATCTACGAGATCCACTCCGCGCCGATTTCGTTCGTGGAGATTGTCTGCGGCTACGTGGGTGCGGCGGCGACCAAGTCGGTGATCGTGGGCGTGATCATCCTGGCCACCGCGCGATTGTTCGTGGACTACCACATCGCGCACCCGCTGCTGATGGCCAGCTTCCTGCTGCTGACCGCGATCACCTTCAGCCTGTTCGGCTTCATCATCGGCATCTGGGCGGACAACTTCGAGAAGCTGCAGGTGATCCCGCTGCTGGTGATCACCCCGCTGACCTTCCTTGGCGGCAGTTTCTACTCCATCCACATGCTGCCGCCGCTGTGGCAGAAGATCACCCTGCTCAACCCGGTGGTGTACCTGGTGAGCGGCTTCCGCTGGAGCTTCTACGACCTCGCCGACGTCAGCGTGGGGATCAGCCTGGCGGCGATCGCCGGGTTCCTGATCGCCTGCCTGCTGGCGATCGGCTGGATCTTCCGCACCGGGTACAAACTCAAGAGCTGACCGCTCCGTCGTTGCCGACCCTCGGCGTGGTCCGGTCGGAGCTAACATGCACCACCGCCCGTACCGCAGCCCTGGAACCCACCCATGACCGACGAGATGAAGCGCTGCCCGGCCTGTGCCGAGCTGATCCAGGCGGCGGCACGCAAATGCCGCTATTGCGGCACCGACATCGAGGCCTACGAGGCGGCGCATGCGCCCAGCGTGGAGCAGACCCTGTTCTCCGGCCACCCGAAGGTGATCTACACCTTCGGCCAGTACGTGCTGGTGGTATGCACGCTGGGCCTGGCGTGGCTGATGTACTGGCTGCGCAGCCTGAGCCTGACCTTCACCATCACCACCCAGCGGGTGCGCGTGGAGCGCGGACTGTTGTCCAAGGCGCAGGACAACGTCGAGCTGTTCCGCATCGACCACTTCGACATCCTCAAGCCGCTGGGCATGCGCCTGCTCGGCCTGTGCCGGGTCACCCTGCACTCGTCCGACGACGAGATGCCGGTGGTCGATCTCTACGGCATCCCCGGTCTGGAAGCGCTGGCCGACACCCTGCGCGAATGCTCGCTGCGCGAGCGCGCCCGTCGGCGGGTGCTGCCGATGGAGCAGATGTAGCGACCGGTTCCGGACCCATTGGCGCGCGCGGCCCGCATGCAGCGGAAGTCGCCGATCGGCGTCAGGCGATGCGTGGCGTCTCCGCGGCCGCGATATCGCGCTGCTGTGCCGTGGTCGGCGCCGGCAGGGACGGAGCCGGTGCTGCGGTCGCTGCGGACAGCTTCGCCGCGCTCTGCGCCATCGGCGTGTGCACGGCCTGGGCGGTGGGGACGTCGGCGTAGCGTTTGATGCCGGCGTCGTTCTGCACGGCGAAGGTGCGCGAACCGTCTTCGCTGATCGCCACCGCGTCGATGCGGGTGAGGCCCTGTGTCTTCGCCGCGGCAGCCAATGCGCTGGCGAGGTTGCGGCTGAGCTGGTCGGAGCGGCGACCCATGTCAGCGTCGATTTTCTGCACCCCGGCGAGTGCCTGCCGGTACAGCGGGTCGCCCGGCTCGGCGGTTCCGTCTTGCGCAGCCTGGCCGGCGCCGACCGTGGGCCGTGACGATGCCCTGATGGCCCGCTCCAGCGCGGCCTGGGTCTGCGGTCCGGCGATCCCGTCGACGGCAAGGTGATGGTCGCGCTGGAAGGCTTCGATCGCGGTCCGCGTGGCCGGCCCGAAGACGCCGTCGATCGCCAGTGGCCGGCCACCGGTGCCGGTGTAGCCCTGTCCCGCCAGCGCATGCTGGAGATCGCGCACGTGCTCGCCGTGGTCGCCCGGTTGCAGCAGGGC is part of the Dyella thiooxydans genome and harbors:
- a CDS encoding ABC transporter ATP-binding protein — its product is MTRLSPEVPAGTDPIIAIRGLDKTYASGFRALKPIDLEIRRGEIFALLGPNGAGKTTLISIICGIVNPGSGSISVDGHDVVRDFRATRSRIGLVPQELTTDAFETVWNTVSFSRGLFGLPPKPEHIEQVLKDLSLWDKRNNRILTLSGGMKRRVMIAKALSHEPRVLFLDEPTAGVDVELRRDMWNLVRRLRDNGVTIILTTHYIEEAEEMADRVGVINKGELILVEETATLMHKLGKKALTLQLHQPLATIPASLSDYHLALSADGTELTYTYDTQAERTGITTLLGELSGAGIRFRDLSTKQNTLEEIFVDLVRSR
- a CDS encoding SDR family oxidoreductase → MRVFVTGATGFIGTRVVRELLAHGHEVTGLCRSEDKARSLAALGAAAHRGSLEQPDSLRAGAAQADAVIHTAFDHDFAHFAANCEKDYRAIHALGSALAGSDRPLLITSGTGMGSPGAGLPAREDVLNLDHPNPRGASERAGQELLDAGVAVSVVRLPQVHDTTRQGLVSPWIQMARARGVCAYVGEGRNRWPAAHVQDVARLYRLALEHRTPGARYHAVAEPGIAARDIARVLGERLGLPVTSIATADAPDYFGWLAAFAAMDLPASSEWTRRTLGWQTAGPGLLDDLERLELQADAA
- a CDS encoding PH domain-containing protein; the protein is MTDEMKRCPACAELIQAAARKCRYCGTDIEAYEAAHAPSVEQTLFSGHPKVIYTFGQYVLVVCTLGLAWLMYWLRSLSLTFTITTQRVRVERGLLSKAQDNVELFRIDHFDILKPLGMRLLGLCRVTLHSSDDEMPVVDLYGIPGLEALADTLRECSLRERARRRVLPMEQM
- a CDS encoding peptidoglycan-binding domain-containing protein, translated to MSQQPLRDLIHRGESQARGYDDYNGGTYIGHDGQPHIRGSSRAIDFSSMTLGEVQARQHRGEIFAVGLYQIIPDTMDSAVASLGLDPGQRFTPELQDRIFAEYLVTDKRPEVHDYVTGQPHATLHAAEVAMALEWASFGDPDRGGASHYGGANSASIGVDETARALEQMRADYQAGIARGLSPDASFRAVAIGDAPLQTTHRGRVADGAALLQPGDHGEHVRDLQHALAGQGYTGTGGRPLAIDGVFGPATRTAIEAFQRDHHLAVDGIAGPQTQAALERAIRASSRPTVGAGQAAQDGTAEPGDPLYRQALAGVQKIDADMGRRSDQLSRNLASALAAAAKTQGLTRIDAVAISEDGSRTFAVQNDAGIKRYADVPTAQAVHTPMAQSAAKLSAATAAPAPSLPAPTTAQQRDIAAAETPRIA
- a CDS encoding ABC transporter permease, whose translation is MNWHAIRAIYRFEMSRTRRTLMQSIASPVLSTSLYFVVFGSAIGSRITSVDGVAYGAFIIPGLIMLSLLTQSVSNASFGIYFPKFTGTIYEIHSAPISFVEIVCGYVGAAATKSVIVGVIILATARLFVDYHIAHPLLMASFLLLTAITFSLFGFIIGIWADNFEKLQVIPLLVITPLTFLGGSFYSIHMLPPLWQKITLLNPVVYLVSGFRWSFYDLADVSVGISLAAIAGFLIACLLAIGWIFRTGYKLKS